Proteins from one Oryza sativa Japonica Group chromosome 12, ASM3414082v1 genomic window:
- the LOC136354733 gene encoding AAA-ATPase At3g28580-like, translated as MATLETWVGFGSAMAGVGLLWSRMPEHVHEEARYIISSVVPMVMSYFNPYEQITVSEYGEERFRRNKMFDAVSTYLRSACLGSATKLKAKLGNNIGDDPLVILDENQEVVDCLDGARMWWRLYPKASKNTGSTIISMFPGDTDEPRCYRLVFHKRHRQLVLKTYLPGIIRRWRELTAKDRQRLLFTNHSKQGEISMWTSVPYNPPSTFDMLAMDHAKKVEIMDDLRAFQKGKEYHSKVGKAWKRGYLLYGPPGTGKTTMIGAMANFLDYDVYDLDLTSVKDNAELRKLFLDTTDKSIIVIEDIDAIEVELTTKRKGKKMDNSDEVDNNHVLVELSNKTDDKSKVTLSGLLSFVDGLWSACGSERVFVFTTNHVDRLDPALIRPGRMDKHIEMSYCRLDAFKVLAKSYLDITEHSLFGEIGRLLDETDTTPADVADNLMPRGKRNGEISRLIDEIDAPADVAGNHMLRCKRKRDADECLAGLVETLKKAKMESATPPMDTIEEEANKEEQT; from the coding sequence ATGGCGACTCTGGAGACGTGGGTAGGGTTCGGGTCGGCCATGGCCGGCGTGGGCTTGctttggtcccggatgccggaGCACGTCCACGAGGAGGCTAGGTACATCATCAGTAGCGTGGTCCCCATGGTTATGTCCTACTTCAACCCCTACGAGCAGATCACCGTGTCCGAGTACGGCGAGGAGCGGTTCCGGCGGAACAAGATGTTCGACGCCGTCTCCACCTACCTGAGGAGCGCGTGCCTGGGCAGCGCAACCAAGCTCAAGGCCAAGCTCGGCAACAACATCGGGGATGACCCGCTTGTGATTCTAGACGAGAACCAGGAGGTCGTCGACTGCTTGGATGGTGCTCGCATGTGGTGGAGGCTGTACCCCAAGGCCTCCAAGAACACAGGGAGCACCATCATCAGCATGTTCCCCGGGGACACGGACGAGCCGCGGTGCTACAGGCTGGTGTTCCACAAGCGCCACCGCCAGCTCGTGCTCAAGACCTACCTGCCCGGCATCatccggcggtggcgcgagCTAACCGCCAAGGACCGGCAGAGGCTGCTGTTCACCAACCACTCCAAACAAGGGGAGATCAGCATGTGGACCAGTGTCCCGTACAATCCCCCGTCGACGTTCGACATGCTCGCCATGGACCATGCCAAGAAGGTTGAGATTATGGACGATCTCAGGGCGTTCCAGAAGGGGAAGGAATACCACTCCAAGGTCGGCAAGGCGTGGAAGCGGGGCTACCTTCTGTATGGGCCACCGGGCACTGGCAAGACCACTATGATTGGGGCTATGGCCAATTTCCTCGACTACGACGTCTACGACCTCGACCTAACATCTGTCAAGGATAACGCCGAGCTGCGGAAGCTCTTCCTCGATACGACGGACAAATCCATCATCGTTATCGAGGACATCGACGCCATCGAGGTCGAGCTCACTACCAAGCGCAAGGGCAAGAAGATGGACAACAGCGACGAAGTCGACAACAACCATGTGCTGGTCGAGCTTTCCAACAAGACTGATGATAAAAGCAAAGTGACGCTGTCAGGCCTACTCAGCTTCGTCGATGGGCTGTGGTCGGCGTGCGGCAGCGAGAGGGTGTTCGTGTTCACAACGAACCACGTTGACAGGCTCGACCCGGCGCTGATTCGGCCGGGGAGGATGGACAAGCACATCGAGATGTCCTACTGCCGCCTCGATGCCTTTAAGGTGCTGGCCAAGAGCTACCTGGACATCACCGAGCACTCGCTTTTTGGTGAAATCGGGAGACTGCTCGACGAGACCGACACGACTCCGGCAGATGTTGCCGATAACCTCATGCCGCGGGGTAAGAGGAACGGTGAAATCAGTCGACTGATCGATGAGATCGACGCACCGGCAGACGTGGCCGGTAATCACATGCTACGGTGCAAGAGGAAGAGAGACGCGGACGAGTGCCTGGCAGGTTTAGTGGAAACACTGAAGAAGGCCAAGATGGAATCAGCAACACCTCCTATGGACACAATCGAGGAAGAGGCCAACAAAGAGGAACAAACCTAA